One Candidatus Angelobacter sp. DNA segment encodes these proteins:
- a CDS encoding PQQ-binding-like beta-propeller repeat protein, producing the protein MVSNLPEIIVAMSFLSKNRSLIWCCSVITTASLASSPADAKYFRSDEGVAGTGVGPLPENFEAPRTSVWRVPIDPGHSTPILVNGRIFLTSYRAESKELTTLALDEKDGRTLWRRAVTVERVEQTHQIGSPATATPVIEGQRLFVFFGSYGLICYDLDGKKEWEDRLGPFQDEYGAGSSPIVMDGKVILNQDHDRDSFLAAFDCATGRLVWKTARPDAVRSYSTPAVWQRDGRKELLVAGALELAGYDPANGEKLWWLNG; encoded by the coding sequence GTGGTATCCAACCTCCCCGAAATCATCGTGGCCATGTCATTCTTATCGAAAAACCGTTCGCTGATCTGGTGCTGCTCCGTCATAACCACTGCCTCGCTAGCCTCAAGCCCGGCCGACGCGAAGTACTTTCGTTCCGACGAAGGCGTCGCCGGCACGGGCGTGGGTCCGCTGCCCGAAAACTTCGAAGCGCCACGCACTTCAGTCTGGCGGGTGCCGATCGATCCGGGACACTCCACGCCGATCCTGGTCAATGGCCGGATATTTCTGACCTCTTACCGGGCCGAGTCGAAGGAACTGACGACGCTGGCGCTCGATGAGAAGGATGGACGGACGCTGTGGCGACGTGCTGTCACGGTTGAGCGCGTCGAACAGACTCATCAGATTGGCAGCCCGGCCACGGCGACTCCGGTGATTGAGGGCCAGCGGTTGTTCGTGTTCTTCGGCAGTTACGGCCTGATTTGCTACGACCTTGACGGGAAAAAAGAGTGGGAAGACCGTCTGGGCCCCTTCCAGGATGAATACGGCGCAGGAAGTTCGCCCATCGTGATGGATGGCAAGGTCATCCTCAATCAGGACCATGATCGAGACAGTTTTCTTGCCGCATTCGACTGTGCGACGGGCAGACTGGTTTGGAAAACCGCACGACCGGACGCAGTGCGCAGTTACTCGACGCCGGCGGTATGGCAGCGCGACGGGCGCAAGGAATTGCTCGTCGCGGGCGCGCTTGAACTGGCGGGCTACGATCCGGCGAATGGCGAAAAGCTATGGTGGCTGAACGGT